A region of the Pelecanus crispus isolate bPelCri1 chromosome 1, bPelCri1.pri, whole genome shotgun sequence genome:
GAGGCTCACCTTCCTTTACCGGGCGCTTTCCCTCCAGAGGGGAGCTGAGCGCTCTCGGCGGCACCGCAAGGGGCAATTCACGCGGCGCACCGCAGGCTCCGCTCCGCCCACGCAGGACCCGCGCTCACCTGGGGCACGCGGAGCTTGCCGTCAAGCCGTTTCAAACAACggcagcaacaacaacaacgaaAAATAAGCGTTACCAAGCGCTTGCCTCGAGGAGATGCCTCATGGAAGCgaccccgcccgccgcgccggctcTGCCCCGGAGCGGAGCCGGGAGCCGAAACCCGAGCCATCCTCGCCGccatcctccccctccctcccccgccgcTCACCGGTCAGCTCAGCCGCGCCGCGCAACCCCGAGCAACCGCGCCAGCCTCGCGCGCACgcctcccccccaccctccgCGCCCGCCCTTTatcgccgcgccgccggcccgccccgcccccctccgccGTGAGGTAaccggcgggcggggcgcgaggcggcggcggcaagTAACGGCCGCCTCCGTAACGGCAGCCCCCGTAACGGCCGCTGCTGCGGGGCTCCCCCCCTCACGCAcacccccctcccgccccagccTTCCCgccgcgggggagcgggggcgggtTTGGCCGCCGTTCGGGTCCGCCGGGCGCTCGgcccgggagcccggcggggaTCGGGGGGGTAGGGGGGAAAGAGGACGGGGGTGTCCGCCCCGCGCCCACGAAGGCCAGCGATCGCTCTCCGCTCCCCCCTCACTCCCGTCCGGTTTCAGCcgggagagagttaattttcttcctcgtagCTGGTATGGTGCTATTAGTTGCCGACTGGgcttaaaccacgacacccccCCATAGACGTACAACTGGAAGGGAAAGCAATAGCCTAAACATTTCAAGGGAATAAGGGAATAATAAGGGAAGTGGACTAGAACGAAAAGCAGGCTGAAATACAACACGGCTTTCCTGAAAGGTACCTTGTCTCAGGCAGAATAACTGTCAGCATATAGCTAAAATTTCCAGGTTTCTCTGAAGAGGTTGCTACGGTGCGGCATCGGGAACAGCCGAACTAGGAGTTCATCCAAAAACTGCAAGGATGCGCTCGCAAGGACACGGCAAAAGCGTTGAAACGGCGTGCTACTGAGAACCACAGCTGATGGGCCGTGGGAGGCCCTGGAGGCATGGAGGAGGGCAGAACTATTAGACAGGAAGCAATAACTTGGAGATACAGAGTAATAAAAATCGGCTGGTGTCTAATAGTACACGGCGCAAGATCGTGCACTGCGGGGATAAAAGCTACAATTTCTCCTGTAAACTCTCAGTGTTTCagcaaaaaaggagagaagggacCTGGGGTGTTTGCCTTTTGTAGGATAATCAGGACTCAATAGGGGCGGGGGGAAAGCAAAACTTAACCTAGGACAGGCTGGTTGACGTGTTTCTAGTAGAGctaaaaaagtatttacaaagtattggggaaaaaacccaacacatctGTTACCCTGTTTGGTCATACACAGTCAAGAAAGATGAATTAAAACCTGCGCACACACGCAGAAGAGCTGACCTTGTAAGAGGAAACTGAAAAGCTCCTCTGCTGAGCAAACACAGACAGGCTTGCCTTCTTTCACCACAAAGCCAAATCTAAGCAGCAATATGGGTGGGTGGCTtgctttatgtatttatttttctctgatagCACACCATTGGGACAaataacaggaaacaaaaagagctgtttaaattaaagaataatATTGACACAAGAATTAGGTTCAAGACAAGTTACCATCTTTTTGCCTGATGAGATAATCACAAATTCAGAGCAtcgcaggagggagggagggaataaAACGAACTCATTTTGAGACAgagctagaaaagaaaatacataatatGATTGCCTGTGGTGGTACAGAGTTGGACGTGAGGATCCAGATCTCTctctcaacattttttttcctgtgtttctaaaacaagaaagagaaatagggaactcaaaaaaaaaagtagtagcaGAAATGACGGAGGCATAACCACCAGTAAGGAAATATCTCACTTGGAGGTTAAAATAGTGAGTGGTCTTCCCTCTTCAGAATATTTCTTCAGCAATATTTTTGCCTGAAATATTACTGGTTTATGGCAGTAACTGATAATTTTGGACAGTATATTTTCTGTTGCCCCATGGGCAAACAGCAATTAAATTACAtgttgaaaactgttttctgtttgcagtatTCATTAGATACCAGTAAAGGCAAAGGTAAATGGCAGCACATGCTGCTATTACAGATGTCAAGGTATTAATAAAAGGTTCGCACTTTACATTATTTGTTTACAAATTCTTGTTTCACAAAAAcgtttgtaaaaaaaaaaggcatctcaACTCTGTCTTAAAGACTGGGTACCTGAGGTGTTTTCTGCCTCCTCTGATTTGCAGACCTTGAGTATTTGTCAGTGGAAGCGCAGCACTGTCTGCCATGAATTTAAACCTCCTGACAATACACTTGTTCTTTTTAATCGCTTTTCATTCGTCCCGCAGAAGGGGTCCATGGGATGGGATTTTGAAGCGCCATTTAAAGACTGCTGGACCAGACTCCTAGGTAGGTTGCAGGAATAATGAGGAATGCGTCTTTGAGTAATGAATGTCTAGGAGAATGAGCCCATTTACCCCTGATGAGAACCAGCCTTCTGCTATCCATCTGCCTGTGTCTGTGCGGTGGATTACTGTGCCATGAGGATGGAAAACGTGGAAGCACACAGCCCGCTGGCAAGATGGGAGATTAAAAACCATGGGTTACTGCTCAGGTGCTGTGGCTGCCGAGGTGGCTCTGATGCGGGCCCAGACCCCGCTGCAGGGTACAGTCTTAATGTTTAATGTTCATTTAGGACTGACTTTCCCACTGTCAGCTGTAACTCCAAGTCCAGGGAGAAGTAACAGATGATCCCAATCTTTGCAAGCCATCCTTTCTCCGAGAGCGACCAGGATACAGACAAACTCCTGCCGAGAGGCAGTGAGTGGCAGCACCTGCAGTTCCCCTCTGCCCTTGGACAACCACCATCTTGCCCTTCTGCACAGCCGCTCCATCCCTCATCTCTGCCCGTGtccccagcacctcctccctgctACAGTCCCCCCTCTCCTGTCCGGTGGTGTTCTCCCCTTCAGGATACACCCCACGAGACCTGTTTCAAAGGGTTTTCAAAAGAGAagatggggaaagaagaaggacCAAATGGCTGCTGGTACGGCAGCGTGACAGCGGGAAAAAAGGTCTGGGAGCTGCCAAAACAGAGGCAAGTATGGAGTTTTATGAACACAGTGCAACTTGTTCATTTTAATCCAGTAAATAGGGCAGCAAATTTGGCAGAAGAAACGCACTTAAAAACTTGTAAGTCAGCTCAGTGACCTGGCACTGTCAGATTAGTTTCCTTACGTGATGTATTGCTGAACGTAATGTGTCATTATAAATCTTGGTTGCTACAGCTGTTAAAGCCATAAAGTGAAGCAGAGTTATTAATATGCGGTAGTAGTAGCTGTCATGCTCCATTCTGTAATTGAGCATCAAACCTGCAGTTGGgaaactcttcttttttgtcTGACACATGGAGTAACTGCATGTCTGCAGATGCCAAGAGCGTGGAGACAGGTAGGAGCATCCCACCCACGTGGGGTTATGGTGAAATCCTCCTGCAGAGTATCAGGAGTGAGCCCCTTTCTCTGTTGCTGCCTGCCTTTACAAGCCTTTGAGGTTTCCTGCGGGGAGATGCGGCAATCCTTCCTCCCGATACATGGATAACAGTAGACGCGTGAAGTCCAGTATAGACACGCAGAGTGTACTAATGGAGGGAACAGCAGTCCTTCAAAAATCTGAGGCTAAATTTGGCACTAGAAGCATAGCGACAGCTGGGAAGTTCCTGCTCCAAGGGATGATATGTTACCATGTGGGGCTTCCCAGCTCCCACCAAGTTCTGAGCTCAGCAAAAGCCAAGAGACGCTCCTTCTCCAAGGGGCACGAAATGCCACCAGGCCCCTTCACCAGAAGGACCCATGCCATGTGGGAGCTCTGAGCTCCTGCTGCGTTTAGACGCAAGGAGGACGCAGAACCCCAGAGTTGCTGTCTCTCACAAATGTCGTTTTGAAGATGTCCCCACCTGTTAGCCCTTCCACTGCTTTGCTGCGTGCCACCTCTGGCAATTCGGGCTGTGGGCTGTGGACTCTTCTTCTCATGAACCCTCTGCTGTATACGCCCCAAACTGCTTAAAAGCCTGAACCAACAGAGCCACTCGAATGTATGACAAAGTACACAGGCCAAATTCTTCCAGTAAGGAAGAGGCGGTTACGCCTCTGCCCGGGCCCCTGGTActtttgcttttgcagcagGAGACTCAGTTTTGCAGATCCGGTTGTGTTGTGAGGCTCCAGAGCAGGCAGCCCAGGGAAGCCcggcattttcttttcccttacgAAGTAGCAGGGTAGACACATGCTGAGATGGAATTTACTCGCTGGAGCGAGTGGGCAGCGGTCCGTCATCtgacttgttttttccttccacctgAGCTTGCCCCAACTGCTTAATTAGTCACAGGGTTTCCTGGAACCCAGGGGAGAACGAACCGTCAAAAATTTCAGTGGTGCAGGAGAAGACAAAGGCTGAAGTGGGGAGGCGGAGGTGGGGGGAGAACAAGGGTTTGCaaatcagactgaaaaaaatatttactctaTTTTGGGAGTCATGAGCAAACTCAGGACACATTGCCTCAGGCTGCAGGTGGCAAACACAGCAAAGAGGGGTACAGAGAAACAGCGAGGTTGTTTAGGGAGCGCAGCCTCGGTTGTGCGAAGCTCTTACGTGCTGAGCTGCCCGCGTGCTCTGCCCCGTGCATTTTGTACTTTCCCCCACTACAGGTTTTCACTTTGAAATCACATCTTTTTCACATTCCATTGTCATCCATGGCCCCAGGAGCCGTTGCGGAGGGGTGTAGTGGTCATACCACAACTAGACCGACCCCTGGGAGTCTGCATCTGCGAGCCCCACCTCTCGACTCTGCCACTGTTTTTAGTTGCAGACGGTACTGTTTGCCCCTGCAAATTCACAGATTTGAAGGCAAACAGAGATGATTAACCACCTCTTAGAACTCATATAATCCCTGGATAATACAATCCCGCTATAAAACTCATAGCCCCTTCAATAACTTGCACTTGCCTGCAGACTTGCTTCACATTGCTCAAGAGATGGATGTTTCCCCATGGCAGTTGGCTGCAATTGTTAACTGCTTTCATGACTAAAGGTCCATATACAGTTTGctctggttttaatttccacctgtctttcttttcagtatgtttttttgctttgctagaTTATAGGGGCTTTTATTGAAAAATTGTCTGCAAACTTTCAATAGGCCCTTTATTTCTAACTGGTGGCAATGGCAACTGGAAAGGAGGTTTTGCACAAGTAACACAGTATTGtagcttaaaataatttaaatgagaGTTGTCAGAGCCTCCCCATCCTCAGATACATAGTCACACCCTTTGCTTAGGGTCAGGTTTATGCAATTTAAAACTCATCCATCCAAAGAGGGGATTTGCCTTTGGCTGGAGCAGCTTGCCAGCCGGGCCACCACACAGTCACACTAGGACAAGCACGggaggcaaggcagggtgaCAGCAAACTTTAAGCTGCGGTGGACTGGCACTGTCAGAAGCCTTGGGGCCCATCTCAACTACAAAGAGCCGTCTCGGTCTGCTCGGTGGGCCACCAGCACCACATAGAAACTCTACAGCTCTGGAAGCTGCTGTCCCACTGGTCCATCTCCCAGCGAGGCTGACCACTGGTGCGTGCTCCCTGCTGGCACTGGTGAGTGAGTCCTTGAAGAGCCTCCTCAGCAGGATCTCTGCGGTGGCCCATCCCTTCTGCAGCGTGACAGCGGCTCCCTGGTACCCCAGCTCCATCCGCCTCTCCTGTGGGGAGGGAATAACAATCTCCCTTTGCACCAGGTTTCAGTCTCACCCTGGTAGGTCTGAGGCAACTGCTGGTCTCACCTCCTCTGTGGCCAGCCGGCATCCTGCAAGGATGCAAGAGGCCCTTGCAGACAGTTTTTGCAACACTTTTACCTGCAGCTCTCTCGTACAGAGCTGCGCTAGAACAATACTCCCAGTGACAGATAATTAGGGCTTTCAGGCTCTCTTATCTCATCAGGGGAGGGAGGGTAAGGTTACATGTCCCACATGAGGAGATAGCTTTACCATAGCTCTTTCTAATGAAAGCTGACATTTTACCTCTGCTCTGAAACTTGCAAGTCTGGCCTGTGCTGGGTAAAACTTGCAGCTGCATGGTGGAGATAGATCCCTTTGGACAAAAAGGCTCCGGGAGGAAGTGAAACGCTGGGGTCTTTGGAGACAAGAAGGAGAAGCTAGGGCTGGTGATGCGTTGGGTGGTAGTGTTTTGCACAGGCATTCAGCTAAGAGCTAAGGGAGAGTATCCTTACCTATGGGAGGAAAAGTGAGTGCTCTTGTCTTCTTTCAACACAGAACAGACCTGAACCTTATGATGGGCAGAAAAAAAGTGGTGGCACCAAGATTTCTGCATTGCCCCATAGTCTTGAGTGGTGTCACATGTAACAATCAAGGAATCAAGGAAGATTACCAGAAGATATGACGCCTCTTGTCTACACTGCATCGGATTTCAGTGCTGAATGCAAATCATGGCTCAGCTAGCAGTAAGAGATCAGAATAAAAATCTGGATTTAGTTACAATTCCCGTTTTGCAGTTCAAATTCTACTCATTGCATGAGAGCTACTATAAAACAGAGGAGTGGGGCCGTTTTCAAGCTGGGCCAGACATTTGATTTTCAGTGGCAAGAGCCTATTCAGACGTTTCAAACGAAGCCAGTAAGGAATTATTTGGTCTGGCTTCCAGTTTAGGTTGCAATGGGAAGTGTAACTGGTTCATAACATGCGTAACAAAAAAGGTTCACAGGGATGGAAAACCTGTGACTTTAAAAAGGTGCTTGCAGTTTGAGTCCTAAATGAGAAGCCTCAATCTAGAGCTAAGGCTAACTGCTGTCAGCTTTATTCTGCGTGCCGACTGCACTCCCACTGtgtaagattaatttttaaaaaaatgggatttAATAGCAACATATTGGGAGATTCTTTAATgatatgtatttgttttctgagcGTTCATAAGCAGATGGGACAGGGAGGTGGGACATCCCTCGATTTTAAAAAGGACGAGGTGAGATAGACACCTGTGGACTTGGGGAGGAGAGAATTGCACCGGTACTCACAGATGTGTGAGGATTATTACGGAAATTATTACTTAAATACTGGCCGGGGCCGCGGAGGCCGGGCCCAGCGGCGACAACACGGTCGCCGCCGTCTCCATGGCAACGCCCTTCCCGTGGGGCACCTCGGCAGCCGCGCGAGGGCGCGGCCAGGCGCCATGTTGGGAGTggcggccgcagccccggccccgccatcTTGGGGGCGGCGCCCTGCCTAGCCGTGGCGAGCCCGCCGCCATGTCGGTGCCTACGGTTTGCCGTGGCGGCGGGATGGTCCCGGTGCTGCCGGGGCTCTACGTGGGCGGCGCGGAGTCGTGCTCGTCTCCGGAGTCtctggcggcggcgggggtggTGGCGGTGCTGACGGTGGACGCGGAGGAGCcgccggcggtgccgggggtgcGGGCCATGCACGTCCGGGCGCGGGACGAGCCCGGCGCCGACCTACTGAGCCGCCTGGACGACTGCGCCGCCTTCAtcggcgcggcgcgggcgggcggcggcgccgccctCGTCCGCTGGTgagggccggggcggcggggggccggccgCCCTCCTCGGGCGGCCTTCCTTACGGCCGTCCTGCCCTGTTCTTGCCTTGCAGCCAGGCCGGGGTGAGCCGCAGCGTGGCCGTGGTGACCGCCTACCTCATGAAGACTGAGGGACTCGGCTGGGAGGAGGCCTACGCCGCCGTCAGGGCCGCCAAACCCGACGCCGAGTgggtccccgtcccccgccCGCCgtccccggctccccgcccgcccggcgctCCCTCACCCCGCTCTCCTCTCGCCCCCGCCGCAGGGTGAACCCGGGTTTCCAGGGGCAGCTGAAGCTCTACGAGGCCATGGGCTGCGCCGTGGACAGCAGCAGCGCACTCTACAAGCGGTACCGGCTGCAGATGCTCACGGAGAGGTACCCCGGTGAgtggcgggggcggcggcggggcccatCTCGTCCGCGGACATCGGCCTTGAGCTGGGGCGGGTACTTGGAGTGGAGCATGGGGGAGGCTCCCGTGGAGGCTGGTCCCAGGTGGGACCAGTCCATCCTGAAATGATGGAACTTTATACTGACCCCTCTGCAGAACTTCAAGACCTGCCCCGAGAAGTCTTTGCTGTTGATCCAACCAGTCTATGTCAAACTCCAAACACAGAGGTTCTCTACAGGTGCAGGAAATGCAGGTACTGAACCTTTTTTACATCCCCATTAAATGTCATTTTGAAATTGACTCAAGAGGAAAATAGCCTGTGTAAATCAATGGGCATGTTATTATTGTCAGGACAGGGATGAGCTCTTCCCTAAGTTTCCATACAGTGTATGCCACAGAAAATTAGCCAAATGAAAATATCttatgaaatacaaaactttTGTTCCTTGAAGCTGTGCAGCACTTGTGCAGCCTCACCTGCCGTGTTCTATAGGCAGGTCTAGTTCCACTTGGCTCTGTGAAGTTGCTTGCTCTGAAACCATAACTTCTAGTTTGTCTTTGACAATCAGTTTCTCTGGAATAAACGTGTAGATTTTGGGGTTTACTGCATTTTAACTACCTTTTATGGATTGCTTAAAGTGAAATTTAATAATCCTGCTATTTCCT
Encoded here:
- the DUSP12 gene encoding dual specificity protein phosphatase 12, with protein sequence MSVPTVCRGGGMVPVLPGLYVGGAESCSSPESLAAAGVVAVLTVDAEEPPAVPGVRAMHVRARDEPGADLLSRLDDCAAFIGAARAGGGAALVRCQAGVSRSVAVVTAYLMKTEGLGWEEAYAAVRAAKPDAEVNPGFQGQLKLYEAMGCAVDSSSALYKRYRLQMLTERYPELQDLPREVFAVDPTSLCQTPNTEVLYRCRKCRRALFRSSSILSHAEGSGPTAFAHKRITDSAQLCSNGREKCTSYFTEPVQWMEPALLGVMDGQLLCPKCTSKLGSFRWRGEQCSCGRWVTPAFQIHKSRVDEVQTLPVGNLQAAKT